From Blastochloris viridis, one genomic window encodes:
- the brxF gene encoding BREX-3 system P-loop-containing protein BrxF yields MIEKLDRLVDDISGLNSKLVLLVGPPRSGKSNLLGQLAARLQTRVLSVSAALGRELLTVPNTRRHLQAAELLKGLADEFASHGLLLVDNIELLFDRTLQLSPLDLLRQHAHARRVIAVWPGELREDRLSYATTGHPEHRDYGVNSLVPFKIH; encoded by the coding sequence ATGATCGAGAAATTGGATCGCCTCGTCGACGATATCTCAGGCCTTAACAGCAAGTTGGTCCTTTTGGTCGGTCCTCCGCGATCTGGGAAAAGCAATCTCCTCGGGCAGCTGGCCGCGCGCCTACAAACGCGTGTTCTGAGCGTCAGTGCTGCGCTTGGTCGTGAATTGCTTACGGTGCCGAACACCCGAAGACACTTGCAGGCGGCTGAGCTGCTGAAGGGGCTCGCGGATGAATTTGCAAGCCATGGGCTCTTGCTCGTGGATAACATCGAGCTCCTATTCGATCGGACGCTGCAGCTCAGCCCGCTAGATTTACTGAGGCAACATGCTCATGCGCGTCGTGTCATTGCGGTGTGGCCAGGAGAGCTTCGGGAAGACCGACTTTCCTACGCCACGACAGGACATCCAGAACATCGGGACTACGGCGTCAACAGCTTGGTCCCGTTCAAAATTCATTGA
- a CDS encoding DUF6079 family protein, whose amino-acid sequence MPMRYGDLIQFEPIESVIQLLDANRPDEAKRLVSTYVISDDMAERINKQIIAQISFDLTASFKILRGAEVERKGIEDTSSFDYKGILVVGNYGTGKSHLMSVLSLVAEDAAHVSMIRHPKVAEAAGAIAGKFKVHRIEISSQMSLRDIITQQLEVFLERHGVSYSFPPADKVINNKAAFEKMMAAFAEVHPNHGVLIVVDEFLEYLRSRKDHDLVLDLSFLREIGEVTKHLRFRFVAGVQEAIFDSSRFQHVADSLRRVKDRFTQVLLARQDVSFVVAERLLKKTADQQNKIRAYLTPFAKFYGLMNERMDEYVRLFPVHPDYIGTFERLVFTEKRGALVTLRDQIQAILSDEVPDDRPGLIGYDKFWETVTSNSVLRADPNIGPVLKVSEVLSERVRKAFTRPAYRPMALRIIDGLSVHRLTTGGDIYVPVGPTAEELRDTLCLFQPGIEDMGGEPEADLLSLVQTVLRETLKTVNGQFISRAPDTEQYYLDLKKDVDYDAQIEKRAETLSDDALDRAYYRAVVDFMIERPDETAYVPGHLIWQYQIEWQDRRVERNGYLFLGGPRDRPTAQPERNFYIYFPQPFEAYKLRDELKSDEVFFRLKHPDDALRRHISSYAAAQELASTASGGAKAIYLDKARSALRDIGRWLQENQLEAFEVTYQGKSKTLREWTKGVSLRDKARLGSEERINFRDVVNVISGLALNNQFAEVAPEYPTFSALVTEANRKQLVGNALRALAGGNRTKDAVVILDGLEMLDGDRIDPTRSRYAQEVLARLKAKGHGQVLNRGELVSGDADVEYFAPIKFRLEPDLLVTVLGGLVYAGDIVLAITGDKIDSGKITLLAERPLDELKQFKHVEAPKEINVAILRALFELLALPPGLAQQATQGSDEPVKFLQEEVGKLTRRVLSASTDMAGRLSFWGQSLLRDEEIRDWRSKLDALKNFSESLSPYNTVGKLKNLRINADDIAAQKKNLEVLDAIERMLDLVAELGTTASYLSQAEMVLSPDHAWVKQAQATRKQVLDKLAADRTAQHAAEYRQTLGQLKRDYLTAYVGQHSKARLGVAEDKTKSVLRKDPRLVSMRALAGISLMPTSQLSNFEEKLDKLKSCAALVDSELAASPVCPHCGFRPANEQGDMLPAANVLKLLDDELDRLLGGWQQTLLDNLEDPIIQSNFDLLRPAAKTLVDGFVKSKALPDPVPPDFVSAVQEALSGLEKIGISSDDIKKALLQGGSPASPDELRKRFESLLNDRCKGKDTTKLRFVVE is encoded by the coding sequence ATGCCGATGCGTTATGGCGATCTCATTCAGTTTGAGCCGATCGAGTCGGTCATTCAGCTTCTGGACGCCAATCGCCCGGACGAGGCCAAGAGGCTTGTGTCGACCTACGTCATTTCCGACGACATGGCCGAGCGGATTAACAAGCAGATCATAGCGCAGATTTCTTTCGATCTTACCGCTTCCTTTAAGATCCTTAGAGGAGCCGAAGTCGAAAGAAAAGGAATAGAAGATACTAGCAGTTTCGACTACAAAGGTATACTTGTCGTCGGCAACTACGGGACCGGTAAATCGCACCTAATGTCTGTGCTCTCGCTCGTCGCTGAAGACGCCGCCCATGTCTCGATGATCCGCCATCCCAAGGTGGCAGAGGCAGCAGGCGCGATTGCGGGAAAATTCAAGGTTCACCGGATCGAGATTTCCAGCCAGATGTCCTTGCGGGACATCATCACGCAGCAGCTTGAGGTGTTCCTCGAAAGGCACGGCGTCAGCTATTCCTTCCCCCCAGCGGACAAGGTCATCAACAACAAGGCTGCCTTCGAAAAGATGATGGCGGCGTTCGCCGAGGTCCATCCGAACCACGGCGTCCTCATCGTCGTCGACGAGTTCCTCGAATACCTGAGGTCGCGCAAGGATCACGATCTGGTTCTTGACCTGTCGTTTCTGCGTGAGATTGGCGAGGTCACAAAGCACCTTCGCTTCCGGTTCGTCGCCGGCGTTCAAGAGGCGATCTTCGACAGCAGCCGCTTCCAGCACGTGGCCGACAGCCTTCGTCGTGTGAAGGATCGCTTCACGCAGGTCCTGCTGGCCCGCCAGGACGTCAGCTTCGTGGTGGCCGAGCGCCTCCTGAAAAAGACGGCAGATCAGCAGAACAAGATCCGCGCTTACCTCACACCATTCGCCAAATTCTATGGCTTGATGAACGAGCGCATGGACGAGTACGTCCGGCTTTTCCCAGTACATCCTGATTACATCGGAACCTTCGAGCGGCTGGTGTTCACCGAGAAGCGCGGCGCGCTGGTTACACTTAGGGATCAGATCCAGGCTATCCTCAGCGATGAGGTGCCCGACGATCGGCCGGGGCTGATCGGCTACGACAAGTTCTGGGAGACGGTCACGTCAAACTCCGTGCTGCGCGCGGATCCGAACATCGGGCCGGTCCTCAAGGTGTCAGAAGTCCTGTCGGAGCGCGTGAGGAAGGCGTTCACTCGCCCGGCTTATAGGCCGATGGCGCTCCGCATCATTGACGGACTTTCCGTCCATCGCCTGACAACGGGCGGCGACATTTATGTTCCTGTGGGACCGACCGCTGAGGAACTCCGCGACACGCTCTGCCTGTTTCAGCCGGGCATCGAGGACATGGGCGGAGAGCCGGAGGCCGACTTGCTTTCCCTCGTTCAGACCGTCCTGCGGGAGACGCTGAAGACCGTCAACGGCCAGTTCATCTCCAGAGCGCCCGACACCGAGCAGTACTATCTCGACCTCAAGAAGGACGTCGACTACGACGCCCAGATCGAAAAACGCGCGGAGACCTTATCGGACGACGCTCTTGACCGCGCATACTATCGTGCGGTTGTCGACTTCATGATCGAGCGGCCCGACGAAACTGCATACGTTCCGGGCCATCTAATCTGGCAGTATCAGATCGAATGGCAGGACCGTCGGGTCGAACGGAACGGTTACCTGTTTCTCGGCGGACCGCGTGACCGGCCAACGGCGCAGCCAGAGCGGAACTTCTATATCTACTTTCCGCAGCCATTCGAGGCTTACAAGCTTCGGGACGAATTGAAGTCCGACGAGGTGTTTTTCAGGCTGAAGCATCCGGACGACGCGTTGAGGCGGCACATCTCCTCTTACGCCGCGGCTCAGGAACTCGCATCGACAGCTAGCGGTGGTGCGAAGGCGATCTACCTCGACAAAGCTAGAAGCGCGCTACGCGATATTGGCAGGTGGCTGCAGGAGAATCAGCTGGAGGCTTTTGAGGTTACCTATCAGGGAAAGTCAAAGACGCTGAGAGAGTGGACCAAGGGCGTCTCGCTGCGCGACAAGGCACGTCTTGGCTCGGAAGAACGGATCAACTTCCGAGACGTCGTAAACGTCATTTCCGGCCTCGCGCTGAATAACCAGTTTGCCGAGGTGGCGCCTGAATACCCGACGTTCTCTGCGCTCGTCACCGAGGCGAACCGGAAGCAGCTTGTCGGCAACGCCCTGCGCGCGCTGGCAGGCGGAAACCGGACCAAGGACGCCGTGGTCATCCTCGACGGCCTGGAGATGCTTGACGGTGATCGCATCGACCCCACACGGTCTCGGTACGCGCAGGAGGTTTTGGCTCGGCTGAAGGCCAAAGGCCATGGCCAGGTGCTGAACCGCGGCGAGCTGGTCAGCGGCGACGCGGACGTCGAGTATTTCGCGCCGATCAAGTTCCGCCTGGAGCCCGATCTGCTGGTCACCGTTCTGGGTGGGCTGGTCTATGCAGGCGACATCGTCCTGGCGATCACCGGTGACAAGATCGACTCTGGCAAGATCACGTTGCTCGCCGAGCGGCCGCTCGACGAACTGAAGCAGTTCAAACACGTCGAGGCTCCGAAGGAGATCAATGTCGCCATCCTTCGAGCGCTGTTCGAGTTGCTTGCGCTGCCGCCAGGGCTTGCACAGCAGGCGACCCAAGGCTCGGACGAGCCAGTCAAGTTTCTTCAGGAAGAAGTCGGCAAACTGACACGGCGCGTGCTCAGCGCTTCCACAGACATGGCCGGAAGGCTGAGCTTCTGGGGTCAGTCGCTCCTTCGGGATGAAGAGATCCGCGATTGGCGCTCGAAACTCGATGCGTTGAAAAACTTCTCCGAAAGCCTGTCACCCTACAACACCGTGGGGAAGCTGAAGAACCTGCGGATCAACGCCGACGACATCGCGGCGCAGAAAAAGAACCTCGAAGTCCTGGATGCGATCGAGCGGATGCTGGATCTCGTCGCAGAATTGGGGACGACCGCCAGTTACCTGTCTCAGGCCGAGATGGTCTTGTCTCCAGATCATGCATGGGTGAAGCAGGCGCAAGCCACCCGAAAGCAGGTTCTCGACAAGCTCGCCGCTGACCGGACGGCGCAGCACGCAGCTGAATACAGGCAGACGCTCGGCCAGTTGAAGAGGGACTACCTCACAGCTTATGTCGGGCAGCACAGCAAGGCCCGTCTGGGCGTCGCGGAGGACAAGACTAAGTCCGTTCTGCGCAAGGATCCGCGCCTTGTGTCGATGCGCGCTCTGGCGGGCATTTCCCTGATGCCGACCAGTCAGCTGTCGAATTTCGAGGAGAAACTCGACAAGCTGAAGAGTTGCGCCGCGCTCGTCGACTCCGAGCTTGCTGCGAGCCCGGTCTGTCCGCACTGCGGCTTCCGCCCGGCGAACGAGCAAGGAGATATGCTTCCGGCGGCCAATGTCCTCAAGCTGCTTGATGATGAGTTGGACAGGCTGCTGGGCGGTTGGCAGCAGACGCTCCTCGATAACCTCGAAGACCCGATCATCCAATCGAACTTCGACCTGTTGCGCCCTGCGGCCAAGACGCTGGTCGATGGTTTCGTGAAATCGAAGGCGCTGCCCGATCCGGTGCCGCCGGACTTCGTTTCCGCGGTTCAGGAGGCGCTGTCAGGGCTGGAGAAAATCGGGATTTCCAGCGACGACATCAAGAAGGCGCTGCTTCAGGGAGGATCGCCGGCATCGCCGGACGAGCTGCGCAAACGGTTTGAAAGCCTCCTCAACGACCGCTGCAAGGGCAAGGACACGACCAAACTCCGCTTCGTGGTGGAGTAA
- a CDS encoding WYL domain-containing protein, with translation MVGTDKADLRWGVGRRLEFIEFRLFWEGHVNRGDLMGAFGVSVNQASTDLNRYIGMAPDNMVYNKSARTYIRGTKFEPLFLKPDASRYLSQLRSVADGIVDRADAWIGQFPSYDAAPSPVRGVNANTLRSVIAAIRRSEAIEVKYQSLSRPEPRWRWIAPHAIGFDGFRWHARAFCLTDQSFKDFLLSRIIETRGTKMTEVGADRDADWNEQVTLEIGPHPELSETQQKVIALDYGMRSGRAKIPVRKALLYYALKRLGLDTDPAARRPQDQQIVLLNGAVLGTETQAHSSASRMDG, from the coding sequence ATGGTGGGAACAGATAAGGCAGATCTTCGGTGGGGCGTCGGGCGGCGGCTCGAGTTCATCGAGTTCCGTCTGTTTTGGGAGGGGCATGTGAATCGAGGCGATCTGATGGGGGCGTTCGGCGTCTCGGTGAACCAAGCGTCCACCGACCTAAACCGCTACATCGGAATGGCGCCGGACAATATGGTCTATAACAAAAGTGCCCGGACCTACATCAGGGGCACCAAGTTCGAGCCATTGTTCCTGAAGCCCGACGCCAGCCGCTACCTCTCTCAGCTGCGCTCCGTTGCCGACGGCATAGTTGACCGGGCTGACGCCTGGATTGGCCAGTTCCCGTCCTACGACGCCGCACCGAGCCCTGTGCGGGGTGTCAATGCCAACACCCTGCGCTCGGTGATCGCCGCTATCCGGCGATCAGAGGCAATTGAGGTCAAGTACCAGTCGCTCTCCCGCCCCGAGCCGCGCTGGCGCTGGATCGCGCCGCACGCGATCGGGTTCGACGGGTTCCGCTGGCACGCACGAGCCTTCTGTCTCACCGACCAGAGTTTTAAGGACTTCCTGCTTTCCCGGATAATCGAGACCCGGGGCACCAAGATGACCGAGGTCGGTGCTGATAGGGATGCCGACTGGAACGAGCAGGTAACCTTGGAGATCGGGCCGCACCCTGAGTTGTCCGAGACGCAGCAAAAAGTCATTGCCCTCGATTACGGAATGCGAAGCGGTCGGGCCAAGATCCCCGTGCGGAAGGCGCTTCTTTATTACGCGCTCAAGCGACTGGGTCTGGACACCGACCCCGCAGCGCGGCGTCCCCAGGATCAGCAAATCGTACTGCTCAACGGTGCCGTACTCGGCACCGAGACTCAGGCCCATTCCTCCGCGTCTCGGATGGATGGCTGA
- a CDS encoding RNA-binding domain-containing protein has protein sequence MTRDEFLARLQSVEWDDIEFKEAAWAVPRSALETVSAFANTKGGHLVFGVKESNGTFSITGVTDIDKVQNDFLGQVRDGQKISVILPIAGDVHTMPEGSVICFHVPEAPRHAKPVHLDRNPKKAFIRRGSGDYACTGEELLRFIRDAGSITYDSETLDLDPTKCFDEGTVRWYRARFESSNPGKDGSADDISFLREWGFLVEREGKLLPTRAAIVVLGSGEYVRQELPRIVVDLQLYRHGASEYAPSIRWADRVTIEANLIEAWKAILDFYLKHSEKPFAVDPTTLRRHDDPPDYISFREAAINLLIHQDFGDATRVPVIRFFRDQAEFFNPGDALASREQLLDPGDKEVRNPRIVGAFRRIGLSDQGGTGVGAIFDGWRRLGFVPPEIENDKAEKSFRLRLRREKLVTEEQLLAQASLGVQLSEHEAAVFAYLIRNGEIDLADIKALTGLPGPAVRELAQRLAVQVILRPSAGVEGKFALADHLRARFLGASEDITDRKQPVTPAATDDGSTVQVTEQVAPRDTEQVPVLRELTAVQWMIVQHADAPRSLAELMTATGYTQRPHFKVTHLEPLLDGGILRMTVPDKPTSSKQRYVLTNAGLKLKSLRLEDGTATAKKETSE, from the coding sequence ATGACGCGTGACGAGTTTCTGGCCCGGCTTCAGTCTGTCGAATGGGACGACATCGAATTCAAGGAAGCGGCTTGGGCTGTCCCGAGGTCCGCGCTTGAAACGGTGAGTGCGTTTGCCAACACCAAGGGCGGTCATCTGGTCTTCGGCGTGAAGGAGTCCAACGGGACGTTTTCCATAACTGGTGTCACCGATATCGACAAGGTTCAGAACGACTTTCTGGGCCAAGTGCGGGATGGACAGAAAATCAGTGTCATCCTGCCGATTGCGGGTGACGTTCACACGATGCCGGAAGGCTCGGTGATCTGCTTCCATGTGCCTGAAGCCCCGAGACATGCGAAGCCGGTCCACCTAGACCGAAATCCGAAGAAGGCGTTCATTCGCAGAGGCAGCGGCGACTATGCCTGCACCGGAGAAGAGCTTCTGCGCTTCATTCGAGACGCGGGGAGCATCACCTATGATTCCGAGACGCTGGATCTGGATCCCACGAAATGTTTCGACGAGGGGACCGTCCGCTGGTATCGCGCGAGATTCGAATCCAGCAATCCCGGCAAGGACGGCTCGGCAGATGACATCTCATTCCTGCGCGAGTGGGGCTTTCTGGTCGAACGTGAAGGAAAGCTCTTGCCAACACGGGCGGCCATCGTCGTTCTAGGATCGGGCGAATATGTCCGGCAGGAACTGCCTCGGATTGTCGTCGACCTTCAGCTTTACCGGCACGGCGCCAGCGAATATGCGCCGAGCATTCGCTGGGCCGACCGGGTGACCATCGAGGCGAACCTGATTGAAGCCTGGAAGGCCATTCTCGACTTCTACCTCAAGCACAGCGAGAAGCCGTTCGCCGTCGATCCGACGACATTGCGCAGGCATGACGATCCGCCCGACTACATCTCGTTTCGCGAAGCAGCCATCAACCTGCTCATCCATCAGGACTTTGGTGACGCCACGCGTGTGCCGGTCATCCGGTTCTTCCGGGATCAGGCCGAGTTTTTCAATCCGGGCGATGCGCTGGCGTCGCGCGAACAGCTTCTGGATCCGGGCGACAAAGAGGTTCGAAACCCGCGAATTGTCGGTGCATTCCGACGCATCGGCCTATCCGATCAGGGTGGGACGGGCGTCGGAGCGATCTTCGACGGCTGGCGGCGATTGGGCTTTGTCCCGCCAGAGATCGAGAACGACAAGGCGGAAAAGAGTTTCCGCTTGCGGCTCCGCAGGGAGAAGCTCGTCACCGAAGAGCAGCTTTTGGCGCAGGCGAGCCTTGGCGTTCAGCTTTCCGAGCACGAAGCCGCTGTGTTCGCCTATCTGATCCGGAACGGCGAAATCGACCTGGCCGACATCAAGGCGTTGACCGGCCTTCCCGGTCCCGCGGTACGCGAACTTGCACAGCGCCTGGCCGTACAGGTCATCCTCAGGCCAAGTGCTGGGGTCGAGGGAAAGTTCGCTCTGGCGGACCACCTGCGTGCTCGGTTCTTGGGGGCATCGGAAGACATTACCGATAGGAAACAGCCAGTTACGCCTGCCGCGACCGACGATGGATCGACTGTACAAGTCACTGAACAAGTCGCTCCGAGGGACACCGAACAAGTGCCCGTACTGAGGGAGCTGACGGCCGTGCAATGGATGATCGTGCAGCATGCTGATGCGCCGCGTTCACTGGCCGAGCTCATGACAGCTACGGGCTACACCCAACGGCCGCACTTCAAGGTAACGCATCTGGAGCCGCTGCTGGACGGTGGAATTCTGCGGATGACCGTTCCCGACAAACCCACGTCCTCAAAACAGAGGTATGTGCTGACCAATGCGGGACTCAAACTGAAATCGCTGCGCTTGGAAGACGGGACGGCCACGGCGAAGAAAGAGACAAGCGAATGA
- a CDS encoding Druantia anti-phage system protein DruA — MATHLWTARGSEWPKSALSPPEFSEPVDWMGHSTEFLSLKNRDNFDWRGRTIRTHVRQPRVESAKLSIDFIGILLFQTYVDDFGKAVRRRPRSHSHRAQSARCRCRFSPAARRHALVGTDEVASSAYEPIRWSKKDTDETFRQAKEHNAGWVAICGLSPTESDRFRLIRPTREPFGMPLSRRSLQQAFGESISGIRGYCNLRLHCFTLSWLGDSMTKSKNALPNRNRSGVARPFSADALLKRSIRSHFTRLGFARANDGTLILPGTGKDDVRTLHAEQRAERLERSSQFLKLVLPDALKYFADGAELDPSKIKLQLKRVRSGSEAADLFRIATLTWSVPVSAGYGRRLRYLVWDAHHEKVAGVIALGDPVFNLRVRDELIGWDAEARGKRLVGLLDAYVLGAVPPYSMLLCGKAVACLVRSREVFDDFKKTYGGAVGIISGRKKRAKLLAVTTTSSMGRSSIYNRLKLGKQTFFERIGYTIGWGHFHITDRLFADIREFLRLRRDPYAGNHQFGDGPSWRLRTIRRALDILEINQSVLKHGIQREVFICPFGANAFEILKTGNGELDLSTLQTVEEISDLARARWIEPRALRRPEFREWKREGILDLIKGKPPSAAKPSIQVQPGRGAAVGR; from the coding sequence ATGGCCACTCACCTGTGGACTGCGCGCGGCTCGGAATGGCCGAAATCCGCTCTCTCTCCGCCCGAATTCTCCGAACCTGTGGACTGGATGGGTCACAGTACGGAGTTTTTGTCATTGAAAAATCGAGACAATTTCGATTGGCGGGGCCGTACGATTCGAACCCATGTTCGTCAACCGAGAGTAGAGAGCGCGAAACTCTCCATTGATTTTATTGGCATTCTCCTCTTTCAGACCTACGTCGACGATTTTGGAAAAGCGGTCCGTCGTCGCCCGCGATCTCATTCGCATCGCGCGCAAAGCGCGCGATGCCGCTGCCGGTTCTCCCCGGCTGCGCGACGACACGCGCTCGTTGGGACTGATGAGGTCGCTTCCTCGGCCTATGAGCCGATCCGATGGTCGAAGAAGGACACCGACGAAACGTTCCGTCAGGCGAAGGAGCACAACGCCGGGTGGGTGGCGATCTGTGGCTTGTCTCCAACCGAAAGTGACCGATTCAGGCTGATCAGGCCTACGCGAGAGCCGTTCGGCATGCCCCTGTCGAGGCGATCACTGCAACAGGCATTCGGCGAAAGCATCTCGGGAATCCGAGGATATTGCAATTTGCGGCTACACTGCTTCACGCTATCATGGTTGGGGGATTCTATGACAAAGTCAAAAAATGCGCTCCCGAACCGCAATCGTTCGGGCGTGGCTCGGCCCTTCAGCGCGGATGCCCTGCTCAAGCGGAGCATCCGAAGCCATTTTACCCGGCTCGGGTTTGCCCGCGCCAATGACGGCACACTCATCCTGCCCGGCACGGGGAAGGACGATGTGCGAACCCTCCATGCTGAGCAGCGTGCTGAACGCCTCGAACGCAGTTCTCAGTTCCTGAAACTCGTCCTACCGGATGCCCTGAAGTATTTTGCGGACGGCGCCGAACTCGACCCGTCGAAAATCAAACTTCAACTAAAGCGTGTAAGAAGCGGTAGTGAGGCAGCCGACCTGTTTCGTATCGCGACGTTAACGTGGTCGGTTCCTGTGTCGGCTGGCTACGGCCGGCGGCTCCGTTATCTTGTGTGGGACGCGCATCACGAGAAAGTCGCGGGCGTCATCGCGCTGGGCGATCCTGTTTTCAATCTGCGGGTGCGGGATGAGCTGATCGGATGGGACGCCGAAGCGCGCGGCAAGCGCCTCGTGGGGCTCCTGGACGCCTATGTCCTTGGAGCGGTACCTCCCTATAGCATGCTTCTTTGCGGCAAGGCCGTGGCATGCCTCGTGCGTAGCCGCGAGGTATTCGACGACTTCAAGAAAACATATGGAGGCGCTGTCGGCATTATCTCCGGGCGCAAGAAACGGGCGAAGCTCCTGGCGGTAACAACCACGTCGTCGATGGGGCGTTCCTCGATCTACAACCGCCTGAAGCTCGGCAAGCAGACTTTCTTTGAGCGTATCGGATATACGATCGGGTGGGGCCATTTTCACATTACAGACCGCCTCTTTGCCGACATCAGGGAATTCCTGCGCCTGAGGCGCGATCCCTATGCCGGCAACCACCAATTTGGAGACGGCCCGAGTTGGCGGTTGCGGACGATACGCCGCGCGCTCGACATTCTTGAAATCAACCAGTCCGTACTGAAGCACGGAATCCAGCGTGAAGTGTTCATCTGTCCGTTCGGAGCTAACGCTTTCGAGATTCTCAAGACGGGGAACGGCGAACTCGACCTCTCAACATTGCAGACCGTCGAGGAAATTTCCGACTTGGCGCGCGCGCGATGGATCGAGCCTCGCGCGCTTCGGCGCCCGGAATTCCGAGAATGGAAACGCGAGGGGATTCTTGACCTAATCAAGGGCAAACCGCCATCCGCTGCAAAACCCAGCATCCAAGTCCAACCTGGGCGAGGTGCAGC